Proteins from a single region of Meiothermus cerbereus DSM 11376:
- a CDS encoding transposase — MNSRASCYPSDLSDNEWAILEPLMPEPSCFTHRPREHSWREILNGIFYITRSGCS; from the coding sequence ATGAATAGTCGAGCAAGCTGCTACCCAAGCGATCTTTCGGACAATGAGTGGGCGATACTCGAACCGCTAATGCCCGAGCCCTCCTGCTTCACCCATAGACCAAGGGAACATAGCTGGCGAGAAATCCTCAACGGTATCTTCTACATCACTCGCTCTGGATGCTCCTG